TTCACCCCCAGAGGATTTACAACCACATGATTATGATTAGAGAATTCCATAAAATTGAACCCTCCGAATGTCGCAGCATACTGATCCTGCTTGCCTCCGCTCCAGCCTAAATCTTCGCGCTCAATTTTATATGCTAAACGCGCAATATCATACACACCCAGTGCAAGGTCCAACCACTCTGAAAAGGCTTTGATAATTGCCACAATCAACGTTGAACTTCCACCCAAGCCACTTCCCGGAGGAGCCTCTGAATAAGTATAAAGCTTAAAAGAAAGTGGCTTCTTGACGAAATCCGAAACTAGACGATTATAAATTGCCTTGTATAAATCAAAATGACCATCAAATGAAAGGTTCAGCTCTGAAATGTACTTAACAGATTCATCAAGATTTTCAGAAACAAATTCGATTTCATCATTATCTGTCACCTCTAAAGTACAATAAGCGAACATGTCGATCGTGCTGTTCAGAATGAACCCTGTATGCAAATCACAATACGGAGAAACATCCGTTCCTCCACCTGCAAGGCCTATTCTAAGTGGCGCTTTAGATCTAATAATCATTTCAATTCCTGTTTATCCCACCAGCGGCGGTGCATGCTAAATTTTTTCACCAAATTATTCGGCAACTTACTATAAATTTTTCCAAATTTATAACCAATTAATTTCATTGCATTTCTCACAAAGAACTGCGGAATTAAGTGATATGCATTGCGATCAAGCAAATATTTAAACTCTGACTTTATATAACGACCACCTTCACCTTCCGGCGTACCAAATTCATCTAAAATCCAGTGCTCCATTTGGTGAAAGACTCCTATATCAAAATAACGCTTAAACTCTTCCCAAACAGTGTAACTGTGAGAATGATAAACCTGAGCCTCTGCTACATACGCCAGCTTATAGCCAAATTTAAGCAGTTTTGCGCCAGCATAAGTATCCTCTCCTAAAATCAAACCGTCTTTAAACCAACCTATTTGATCCATTGCCGAACGTCGGTAAGCAGCAAATGAATTCGATAAAAAAGCTGTCTTAATACCAAATTTCTCTTTATCATGTAATTCACGAATATATGAATTCTTAGAGTAATTAAACTCACGTAAATGTTTACCAAAAAGGCTTGTATGTTCATACGCTATTTGTCGTCCATAGGCTGCGCCAATGGATTCATCATCAAACACCGAAACAAGCTTCATAACATCATCAGTAGATAATGGCAAAGCATCTTGAGTCAAAAACACTATAACTTCTCCATTACACAATTCCCGGGCTTTAGAACGCGTACCACCATGGTCAAAGTCAGTTGATCGAATCCCCACAACTTGGCCAACGCCAGAATCTTGTATAAGAGAAATTGAGTCATCAGTTGAAGATGAGTCAATCCAAAGAACATCAACGTTGTCATTTCCTATAAAAAACTTCAATTGTTGAATCATCCCATCTAAATATTTTGAAGCATTATAGATTGGAACTAATATTGATACTTTATACTTCAAAGCTTTAACCTTAACCTATACATAAAATAAACAAAAAACGCTATGAACAAGTGTTCAATTATTGGATAAACCGGCCCCAGAGGAAGGAATGTTAAACTTGAAAAAAATAGAACAAGAACAAAAACAAATGGAGTTCTCTTCTTTTCGAAAACCTGCAATGACATTCTTAGAACAACACCGGCAAACAGCCCATATAAACCAATAAATAAAATACCAAACCAACCAAAATCAACATAAGGCCGTCCCATAAGACCGAAATTAGCATCCCCTATGTTTAATGCAAACCATTGTGGATAAACGGCACTTGCTAAATTAAAAGAACCATAAACCCTAGGCTTATCTTCCCAAAAAATCCGCGGAAGCTTACTATATACATTATCCTCTATAAACAATTGCCCATAGAAAAAATGATCAAAATACTTATCAAATCCATCGACAACTTTAATAGCATTAAAGGAAAAATCCGAGTATTTGATAATTGCCTCTAAAACCAAAACAAGTTCTCTACCACCCTCTTTAGTCAAATAAAATGCTAGTACCATCAAAAGAGAAAAAATTACAATTGAGATCACTGATTTTTTAAAAGAAAACTTTTTATTCAAAATATATACGTTAAACATCATGTAAGCTAAAACGCCCCATACCATTGCGGTCTTAGTCCCATGAAAATAAGCAAGAAATAAAAAAACTAATAAATAAAATATATTATTCTTTTTTTCAAAAAAGCTTACAACTAAATATAAGAATAAAAAAAGAAGGGAACTATAGTAATAAATTCCATAACCATCTCTTGTCAATTTATAAAACTCTCTAGGTTCAGAGAAATATTCAGGAAAAGAAGCCCAAACAGGTAGAAAAAACAAGATTGATAACAATAAAAACACATACATCATTGTACGATTTTGTGTTTTTTGAATGATTGGTCTAGGCTCAATACTCAGTTTGTAATAATGAGTAAAAGCAAAAATAAACGCAAAAAAATAAATTAAATAACCAGTATAGACATAGATGACACCAGAAGTAAGTTCGTCACTATAATCAAAAACATACAGATATAGAATAGGAATAATAAAGTTTGCAGGAAAAAAGACCACAAAAAATGGAGTTACAGCGTTTAAATAACTTCCCTCAAACCGTGATGCATAAAAATACAAAACAAGCCAGAAAAATGCGACTAAACCAATAAAAGCTAACATGAATTCTACATCTATTTAAAAAATTTAAAGAAATTTTCAACTTGTTCAACATATAATTCTGGATGTGAAACACCTTCGGCGCCAATTGATGTTGATACAACCGGTAAGCCGGCCTCTAGCATTTCAAGAGTTTTAACCTTTATCCCTGCTCCAGTCAGAAGGGGTACAATGCCGATTTTTGCCTTAA
Above is a genomic segment from Thiomicrorhabdus sp. containing:
- a CDS encoding glycosyltransferase — protein: MKYKVSILVPIYNASKYLDGMIQQLKFFIGNDNVDVLWIDSSSTDDSISLIQDSGVGQVVGIRSTDFDHGGTRSKARELCNGEVIVFLTQDALPLSTDDVMKLVSVFDDESIGAAYGRQIAYEHTSLFGKHLREFNYSKNSYIRELHDKEKFGIKTAFLSNSFAAYRRSAMDQIGWFKDGLILGEDTYAGAKLLKFGYKLAYVAEAQVYHSHSYTVWEEFKRYFDIGVFHQMEHWILDEFGTPEGEGGRYIKSEFKYLLDRNAYHLIPQFFVRNAMKLIGYKFGKIYSKLPNNLVKKFSMHRRWWDKQELK